The genome window CCAGATGAGTTGCCGCCTATGCGAAATATCCAGCACCATATTGATTTGATGCCAGGTGCGAGTTTATCAAATTTGCGACATTATCACATCACATGAGTCCGAAAGAGAATGATATTTTGAGGAAAAAGGTAGAAGAGTTGCTAAAAAAGGGGTTCATCTGAGAGAGTATGAGTCCATGTGATGTGCCTGCGTTATTGACGCCAAAGAAAGATGGAAGCTGGTGGATATGTGTAGACAGCCACGCCATCAACAAAATTACAGTCAGGTATAGGTTTCCTATTCCACGCCTTGATGATATGTTAGATATGTTGTCTAGTTCAAAATTATTTTCGAAGATAGATTTGAGGAGTGGTTACCACCAGATTCATATAAGGCCAGGAGATGAATGGAAAACTGCTTTTAAGACAAAAGATGGATTATTTGAGTGGTTGGTTATGCCGTTTGGTTTGTCTAATGCTCCAAGTACTTTCATGAGGCTCATGAATAAGGTATTACACCCTTTTATTGACAAATTTGTGGTTGTTTATTTCGATGATATTCTGATTTGTCGTAGTGAGGAGGAGCATCTTTCGCATCTTCGAGAAGTCTTACTGGCCTTGCAGGAAAATAAGTTGCATATTCAGTTCAAAAGGTGTAGTTTTCTTACGAAAAACTTGATGTTTTTGGGTTATATTGTGAGTCACAATGACATTCATGTGGATGAGGAGAAAGTGAAGACAATTCGAGATTGGCCAACACCGAAGACAGTGGGTGACGTGAGGAGTTTTCATGGTTTGATGACATTCTATCGTCGTTTTATTCGCGGATTTAGTAGCATTGCGGCTCCAATAACAGAGTGTTTGAAGAAAGGAAAATTCAATTGGGGTGAGGAGGCCGAACAAGCTTTTGCATTGAATAAGGAGCGCTTATGTTCAGCACCAATTCTAGCTCTAtcagattttgaaaaattatttgaagTTGAATGCGATGCTAGTGGTGTAGGAGTAGGGGCTGTTTTGTTACAAGAGAAGCGACCAGTTGCGTTTTTTAGTGAAAAGTTGAGTGATGCTAGGCAGAAGTGGAGTACCTATGATCAGGAATTTTACGCTATGGTAAGGGCGCTGAAAAATTAGGAGGATTATCTGGTTCAAAAGGAATTTATTCTGTATATCGATCATCAAGCGCTGAAATTTATTAATAGCCAGAAGCATCTGAATAAGATGCATGCACGCTGGAGCACTTTCTTGCAGAAATTTCCCTTTGTTATAAAGCACAAATATGGTACTTTAAACAAGGTCGCTGATGCATTGAGCCGTAGGGCTAATTTGCTTGTCACTATGCAACAAGTAGTGATTGGGATTGAATTATTGAAGGATTTGTAGTCTCAACCAGAATCCTGGTGAGTTTCATATTTTTGATGGATATATATTTAGTGGCAATCAGTTGTGCATTGCTAAGAGCTCTTTGAGGGAGCAGTTAATTCGTGAATTACATGCTCGAAGTTTGGCTAATCATTTGGGTAGAGACAAGACCATGGCAAGCATAGAGGAGATGTATTTCTGGCCTCACTTGAAGAGAGATGTGACTGGTTTTGTCCACAGATGCTATGTGTGCCAAACAACGAAAGGACAGTCTCAAAATACAGGTTTGTATATGCCTTTACTTGTCCCTAGTGCTATATGGGAAGATTTGTCTATGGATTTTGTGCTTAGACTTCCCCACACCCAAAGGGGAGTCGATTCTGTTTTTGTTGTGGTTGATAGATTTTTCAAGATGACGCATTTTATTCCTTGTCGCAAAACAGCGGATGCATCCAATATTGCGCGATTATTTTCCCGCGAAGTCGTTCGTTTACACGGGGGGCCGAATACTATTACTAATATTGCGAGATTATTTTCCCGCGAAGTCGTTCGTTTACATGGGGGGCTGAATACTATTACTTCTGATCGTTTACAACAATTTTCCTAATATAATATTTCAGACTTAGATTTTTCAACCAACCAAGACAACAACTACAGGttcaattaagaaaaaacaTTTTCACGAAGAAACTAcactttattatttaaaatatgcCATAACCAAATGTCTAGTTGCTGTGTAAGCTTTGTTAACCCCACACTGAGAAAACCATGGGAGGTTGTTTCCAGaatttgaacttgtgacctctaggaaTGGTGGTTCAGCAATTTTACCCCAATGCCGCAGGTTTGCCCTCAAATGAAGCCTACAGAATAATAGAATAGAAAGAAACCCCCCCTCCTCTTATGTAGCATAACTGTCACAGGCCCAAGTCCATTCACACCGGACAGTTTCGGCACAACAAATGGTTCGGAGTCATATATTTATACTTGACTGACTTCCTAATTCATCAACCTATCTAGCGGAAAAAATGAATTggggtttcttcttcttcttcctttttccacTTCTTTTTGGAACGGAGTACAGTAATGTTTTATGATCACGTGTGTGTCAACACAGGAAGGATAAAGCTTCAGAATAAATCGATTTTCCTTTCAATAAAAACTATGCAGCCTATACAAATAGATCCTGCTTGACCAAAGAGATCTCAAACATCTcctagcatttgatcaataatgTTAATATTGCAAGTTGATTATGCAGTAGATAGAAACAGCTAGTAACCGATCATAGATACAAACATCTCCTAGCATTCGacacaaaaaattttaaatgataaagaatgcattgaagcaccaagaaggtgcagAAGAATATTGAGAATGACCTATAATGATAAAATAGTAGGAAGTAACCAAACCTCTTTGGCTTCCTCACCTTCTGCTATTCATTTGATTAATTTGGAgtgatgatgtctaaaataggtctaccctatcagacaaatcagccaagtcagattgagctggaataactaatttctcctttgctggtacgtgatctcttccttccttcctgcacaagaagcgaacgtaagcttcggtagggccccgagggtgtactcgggggaacctctccgacgctcaagtcagtacggtactaaacttgggaggatggctcgttgcttcgagcgttgcctcttgctcagtaagtatgtTAGAGTGTAGGAGTTAGAtcgcttacctgagggcagaggttccccttttatatgagtttgaagtgtttgagttgtagtaggagtcggactctctctcattggttttccagagggtttctcggatggtaaattctatctgtatccctctccaaaagggagtaggactctatctagaattggcgtcctatgaggactcttcatcagttgaacttcgtgcgtacatgcttctgtagtacggttatcgaagtgcggtcttcggtctgatagtgcagaggtatacacttcggtcgagaaccgaagtgtacccttcggtacgtcacccatattgtcctcactggaacttattctgccacgtggctttctcccattagtgggggtattttgggaatatcagttgccccccacactcgtaccgaggtatcttaacgatgaactgggtatgagtgtaataatgtttgttcgacggttcatctttgcggacaagatcgaaggatgcagagcgtctcaacctacgcaccgttagatcagatcttccccctatataaataggtggcctgcagttctcttcgattttgactcgcctcatttttactatttagagcgtttaatctgactgaccgaccgaagccttcctttgcaaaaccgaacatacttcaatctctagttctctcagtttccataccataaggtcagtctttacttccttctattgtttttgtttttattatgtctctaagttcctccacttcatcttcctcttcgggggacgcgtcctcttcctctacttcgagtgaacgGACTGCGTCTGACTCTGAAGTGAATATCATCGATTCTCCTACCCCCGGCCTTAACGAGGCTTCAGTCCTTCAGTCCTCTTATCCCGAAAATCCTACACCCGGCCTTAATGAGGCTTCAGTATTTCGGTCAGATTATCCCGAAGTTGCTGATCGAAGTGAGCTTCCCCCAAATCAACAAGCGGGGGAAGACGAGGTTGATTTCGAACCGACATGTCTATCTGGTTCAGGATTAGATGATCGTGGGGTGTCAAATATTAAGAGGGACTTCGGTATCCCCTGGGCCTGCCGTCGTATACCTTCAgacgaacacccccttcatccaaaggaaggggaatTCGCCGTCTCGCTCCATTCCATAAAATACGGTGCAAGGATTCCATATCCTCCTGCATTGACCAGTTTCTTCCGCATCTTCAATATTTGTCCCGCACTTCTAGCCCCGAACTCCTGGCTCTTCCTTAATACCGTTCTTAACCTTTGTGTCAAATATActatacccttcaattcttttatcatccAACACGTTCTCAGATTAAGTCGCCATGGTAGGGAGGTCAGTCTATACTACTTCCAGTTTCGGCCACCCATTGAGTCTCCTCGTTATCAGGCTTCAATCAGGcattggaagaagggttacttctttGTGAAGGCACCCCTTCAACCTGGAGAACACCTCCCTTTTCGAACTGAGTTCGGCATTCCACAcatctttcatttcaataaccCTTGCGAGCTAAGGCATGAGACAGATAGGGATTTATTGGACCGACTAAAATCCTACCTTCCTCCCAACCCTTCGGTCAACCTATCTTTTAGTAAGATTGACTCTACGTACACCTACTCTTCGGTCATTcttcagagaggtgtgcttcggttggtCTTTTTAGACTTAGAGAAATTCACTTGTCTATATTACCTATTTATTAACATGTTCGGTCATCCATTgtgcagatatggcgagcatggaggaCTACGTCAACATGTTCAGCGTTGGGGCTTCGAAGGTCAAGAAGCAcggcattggtaagggaaacaggaggaagccgaacccgaagcgttcaaggaagaatacaacgggagagacttcTGTTGCAGCCAACGTGCTCAACGCTCCCACCACTGTTCACAGTTCGGTCAGGGTGACTCAACCGAGCTCGAACCCCTCTCGGACTTCAGATTATGtcaacatccctcttccagtgacccaacctcACCGAAGGATGGATATTGAAGACCTCACTGTTCATACcccgaactgggatgttctggtgagtgacTCTGCCAATAACCCAACTATTGCAGGTAGGATGGTTGCGAAGGCTCCAACTCCGGCTGACTTCAGTCGATACGAAGCGCTTGCTTTGTCAGACAAGGTGTCAGAGCTgaacgttgcagctatgaaggtataGTAATTTCACCTAACTTCGGTCTTGCTTTTTTGACTTGTTCATTTTACAAATGAAATTGATCCCGAAGTAATGAAGTCCGTCTTCATACCTATGTAGGTTGTTTCTGTTCTTGCCACATTGCCTGGAGGTATTGCCAACATGGCTCATAATGAAACAGCGGCCATTGAGCGGGCTGAAGCAGCTGCTTTGGCAAAGGCTAAGGCAGAAGCCGAGCTGGAGGCATTCCGTGCTGAATTAACTGAGAGGACCGAAGCACTGAATGCTGCAAATGCCAAGGAGCTGAAGTACCGTAAGGAGAAATTGAGGCTGGAAGCTGAGGTTACTAGGCTTTCAAAAGTTGCTGAAGTTGACCGAGTGAAGGCGATTGCTGAAGGCAAGGCCCTGGGGGTCCGGGAGTTCAAAGCTTCAGAGGAGTTCAAATTgactcttcgtcaagaaggctactttggtggtcgtggtgccttcAAGATGGCCAGGAAGGCTTTGATTGATGCTGGGCAGGATCCAAGTATTCTTGACAAGCTTTGCCCCGTTCTTGTTGGGAAGGATGGACTGGAGGAATCAAAGGAAGACATATATGCTGAACTCGCTAGGGCTGAGGATGAAGTACGTGGCCAGGCTGAAGATGAGGAGAACTCTGAGGAAGATTTTGAGGAGCGGGATGAACTCCCTTCAACTGTTGACCTTACCGCAGTCACATCCGATGAAGATCCTCCTCGTGTCATCCCTGCTGAAGGTGATTCTCCTATTCAAGCAACTGAGCCAGGTGAAGTTCGTGCCTTTACTCCTGAGGATGTTCCTCCTTCAAATCCTCCTGATCTTATCCAGCCTGAAGCTAGCCTGCATGAGCCTTCAGAGACTGAACTGCTTCCTTCAGTTGAAGATATTtagctccttttttttttttttttttttttttttgtaaacgattaagtatcttttggtaatgatatctttctcttttcatattcagttcgctctactttgttgtgaatgcttgaagtgtattttttttttttgaccttaCTTCGGTTGAAGATGCTTGAAGTGTACTTCGCGCGTGAAGTACTTGTCGTGGCCGAAGGGTTGGCTTCGAAGTACCTGATTCGActgaagggtctaagggccgaagtggcctaattttgagacttagaaaatttttctaagctttgggccgaagggcctatttggaccgaagggtcttatgtggaccgaaggtcttgtttggaccgaagggtctaagggccgaagtggcctaattttgagacttagaaaaattttctaagttttgggccgaagggcctgtttggaccgaagggtcttaattggaccgaaggtcttgtttggaccgaagggtctaagggccgaagtggcctaattttgagacttagaaaatttttctaagttttgggccgaagggcctgtttggaccgaagggtcttatttggaccgaaggtcttgtttggaccgaagggtctaagggccgaagtggcctaattttgagacctagaaaatttttctaagttttgggccgaagggcctgtttggaccgaagggtcttatttggaccgaaggtcttgtttggaccgaagggtcttatgtggaccgaaggtcttgtttggaccgaagggtctaagggccgaagtggcctaattttgagacttagaaaatttttctaagttttgggccgaagggcctgtttggaccgaagggtcttatttggaccgaaggtcttgtttggaccgaagggtcttgtTTTGGGGCGAAGAGATTATGCAACAACTTCTGAACTGTTGTTTTATTAAGCTgattaacaagtaacaacttattgaaaaattattgttcaactaaacaaaatatctACGCAAGTTATCAGCATTCCaaggacgcatcttcttccccggggtttctgggtcttcaatccTGTAAGTCCCTTCCTTGAATGTTTCAATTACTCTGAAaggtccatcccacgtctcccctaGCTTTCCGGGGTGCTTTCCTgcggcctccttctttcttaagacaaggtcccctgggttgaactttctttctttgacccttcggttgtaataccgggccgtcctctgcttgtacgcagcagttctgattcgagcctcttctctaacttcctccaccaagtctaaattattcagaagtgcttcattattctcttggatattgaagttaatgatccttgtagatgggattccaatttctacaggtatcacggcttcggagccaaatgccagggagaagggtgtttctccagtagaagtccgtgctgtggttcgataggaccatagcacactcggtagttcttccacccatcttcctttggcactatctagtcttgtcttcaaaccttggaggatcactcggtttgtcacttcggcttgcccattagcttgtgggtgactgaccgaagtgactctgagatcaacccccaactcttcacatagcttcttcatctttcctccgacaaattgtctgccgttatcaacaataagagttcttggtatcccatatctacagacaatggttctccagatgaagtctattaccttattctcGGAAATAGTTGCAAGCGGCTCCacttctacccacttagtgaagtagtccacggctactataatatatgtcctttgacccgatgctggtgggaatggtccaagaaggtccataccccactgagcaaatggacacGGACTCTGAATAGGCACCATCTGGCTGGGAGGAAGGTGTGGTACATTGGAAtgcctttggcacttatcacatttttgaacaagctttttggcgtctgacaccattgtaggccagtagtatccacaacgtagcacctgataacttaatgttctcccccctatgtgacttccacaaattccttcatgcacttcccttagggcatAATCAGCCTCTCTAGGCGCCAAACATCgcaggtatggaagtgtgaaggaccttctgtataattctccatcaatcagagtatatcttgctgcccttttccggagactccttgcttcattcctatcttcaggaagtttcccttcaagcAGGAATTCTCTGATCGGGTCCTTCCAacttggttcagcttcaaccggagcaacttctagttcagctgaaatacttggttgaggaggtacttcaattctgaccgaagtaggtcctttggctgaacaggctgaagctaatcgagcaaggacatctgcttttgcattttcctccctaggtattcgattgatctctaccttgggaatcttggccagtaatttcttgaccgcagctaagtacttgaccatatttgagcctctcgcctcatagtctcccttcatttgttcagttactagctgagagtcactgttgatcaacaaatacttaacttcaagttctacagcaagtctcaatccagctagtaccGCTTCGTATTCTGCCTCGttatttgacgctttgaaatgaaaatgaagtgcatgttcaatacatatgccccccggaccgaagaggagtactccggctccgctaccctcttggttagaagaaccatcaacgtaaaggttccattttgggtagtcctcttcggtcagtgtcactaaggttgggcgacgacattcaacaacaaaatctgctaaggcttgagccttaatcgcatgtcttggtttgtattgaatgtcgaattcactcaactcaatggaccactttatcaatcttcctgatgtgtccggcttctgaagtatgttcttcaatggttggtcAGTAAGAACTACTACAGTATGGGCTTAGAAGTAGGGTCTTAATTTTCGAGCCGCAGTAACCAATGCTAAAGCAAATTTCTCTGCTTCGGTATAACGAGGCTCAGCATCTATCATGACCTTACTAACATAATACACAGGCTTCtgaattttatcttcttcccggataaggactgcacttactgcatgatctgtcgtagcaaggtacaagtacaatacctctccttc of Tripterygium wilfordii isolate XIE 37 chromosome 13, ASM1340144v1, whole genome shotgun sequence contains these proteins:
- the LOC120011723 gene encoding uncharacterized protein LOC120011723, whose protein sequence is MDIEDLTVHTPNWDVLVSDSANNPTIAGRMVAKAPTPADFSRYEALALSDKVSELNVAAMKVVSVLATLPGGIANMAHNETAAIERAEAAALAKAKAEAELEAFRAELTERTEALNAANAKELKYRKEKLRLEAEVTRLSKVAEVDRVKAIAEGKALGVREFKASEEFKLTLRQEGYFGGRGAFKMARKALIDAGQDPSILDKLCPVLVGKDGLEESKEDIYAELARAEDEVRGQAEDEENSEEDFEERDELPSTVDLTAVTSDEDPPRVIPAEGDSPIQATEPGEVRAFTPEDVPPSNPPDLIQPEASLHEPSETELLPSVEDI